A single genomic interval of Lathyrus oleraceus cultivar Zhongwan6 chromosome 7, CAAS_Psat_ZW6_1.0, whole genome shotgun sequence harbors:
- the LOC127105730 gene encoding uncharacterized protein At5g64816 produces MGEIWWPLLGAVIPVVIAGQAFRAKKKNAEEEKLKSARGRETSSAENFVCERVCTSKRMLKKVGSFSKDPIPDTCVTVCGVSDLDACADACVRTVCVNQHQVPNWNDICLRRCQSECLKLSSQSS; encoded by the coding sequence ATGGGTGAAATTTGGTGGCCACTTTTGGGGGCAGTAATCCCTGTGGTTATTGCAGGACAAGCTTTTAGAGCGAAGAAAAAGAACGCGGAAGAGGAGAAGTTGAAGAGTGCAAGAGGAAGAGAAACGAGTTCTGCTGAAAATTTTGTATGTGAAAGGGTCTGCACCTCAAAGAGGATGTTGAAAAAGGTTGGCTCATTCTCAAAAGATCCCATTCCTGATACTTGTGTTACTGTCTGCGGCGTGTCCGATCTTGATGCGTGTGCCGATGCTTGTGTTCGCACTGTTTGTGTTAATCAACATCAAGTTCCGAATTGGAATGACATTTGCCTTAGGAGATGCCAGAGTGAATGTCTTAAACTTTCCTCTCAGTCTTCTTAG